A genome region from Bradyrhizobium commune includes the following:
- a CDS encoding DUF1501 domain-containing protein, translating to MGLVNHLPTRRELLVGSGALFAWSQMPRLARAEGRDPRLLVIVLRGALDGLGAVAPVGDPDWIALRGDRALVADGKTPALPLDAFFALNPAMPNLHRLYKTGKAAIVHATATPYRERSHFDGQDVLESGLTKPGMTSSGWLNRALVALESGGRVDPRGSRALGIGSVTPLVVRGSAPVMTWVPQKLLPASADTQNRLLDLYQHTDPKLATVLQARMKLASLDGAMGTGEAMSDDPTLAPPGIARVRAYFAEAAGTAARYLAKPDGPRVGAMGFVGWDTHIAEGAAAGQLYNLLGALDGAFASIETNMGEAWGETVVAVVTEFGRTARINGTQGTDHGTGTVAFLIGGALSGGRVIADWPGLKSEQLFEDRDLKPTTDLRAVLKGLLRDHLRVDEKVLADAVFPGSADVKAMGGLVG from the coding sequence ATGGGCCTGGTCAACCATCTGCCCACAAGGCGCGAGCTTCTGGTCGGCTCCGGTGCGCTGTTCGCGTGGAGCCAGATGCCGCGGCTCGCGCGTGCCGAAGGCCGCGATCCGCGCCTGCTCGTCATCGTGCTGCGCGGCGCGCTTGACGGCCTCGGCGCGGTCGCGCCCGTGGGCGATCCCGACTGGATCGCGTTGCGCGGCGACCGCGCGCTGGTCGCGGACGGCAAGACGCCGGCGCTGCCGCTCGATGCTTTCTTCGCGCTCAATCCGGCGATGCCGAACCTGCACCGGCTCTACAAGACCGGCAAGGCCGCGATCGTCCACGCCACCGCGACGCCCTATCGCGAGCGCTCGCATTTCGACGGCCAGGACGTGCTCGAGAGCGGGCTCACCAAGCCCGGCATGACCAGCTCGGGCTGGCTCAACCGCGCGCTCGTCGCGCTGGAATCCGGCGGTCGTGTCGATCCGCGCGGCAGCCGTGCGCTCGGCATCGGCTCGGTGACGCCGCTCGTCGTGCGCGGCTCGGCGCCGGTGATGACATGGGTGCCGCAGAAGCTGTTGCCGGCGAGCGCGGACACGCAGAACCGTCTGCTCGATCTCTACCAGCATACCGACCCGAAGCTCGCGACCGTGCTCCAGGCGCGCATGAAGCTCGCCTCGCTCGACGGCGCGATGGGCACGGGTGAAGCGATGTCGGACGACCCGACGCTGGCGCCGCCCGGCATCGCGCGTGTGCGCGCCTATTTTGCGGAGGCCGCCGGCACGGCCGCACGCTATCTCGCAAAGCCCGACGGTCCGCGCGTCGGCGCCATGGGATTTGTCGGCTGGGACACGCACATCGCCGAAGGTGCCGCCGCAGGTCAGCTCTACAATCTGCTCGGCGCGCTCGACGGCGCCTTTGCGTCCATCGAGACCAACATGGGCGAGGCCTGGGGCGAGACGGTCGTCGCCGTCGTCACCGAGTTTGGCCGCACCGCGCGCATCAACGGCACGCAAGGCACCGACCACGGCACGGGCACGGTGGCCTTCCTGATCGGCGGCGCGCTCTCCGGCGGCCGCGTGATCGCGGACTGGCCGGGCCTGAAATCGGAGCAGCTGTTCGAGGACCGCGATCTCAAGCCGACCACTGACTTGCGCGCCGTGCTGAAGGGCCTGCTCAGGGATCATCTGCGCGTCGACGAGAAAGTGCTGGCGGATGCGGTCTTCCCCGGCAGCGCGGATGTCAAGGCAATGGGAGGCCTCGTCGGCTGA
- a CDS encoding M56 family metallopeptidase: protein MIATLAEAALRSLVLGGVVWFGLNLFRVRNPHVHMTAWVVVLMASLAMPFVMHWPTLTIDRLPLSVPVPDELWPADISMLETPQPALPIAPGTAVVPQVKSAVSIDWRLLATIGYAGIAGLLLLRLAIGLGLTWRMARAAKPMKGGQLIDADVRVSRDVGGPVTFGSTILVPPQFAGWDAKKRLAVLAHEGAHVANRDFYVLLLASLNRAVFWFSPFSWWQLARLAELAEIISDAEAIEVIDDRWSYAEILLDVATSVKPRPMELAMARASTVRARVERIIAAAAMPVAVGWRKRLWIAAAIVPVMIVSAGMIAYRTPDPAPLAADLGEVPAEHYRPFVNFYAMGPASVFAIFREGDDLYGQLTGQRKLRLTVGNDGTASYAASFGEITFPVDAERRSSELMLRMNGRDMRAARVAEMPTAAADSASLDQYVGWYRMAPNRVLTVRRDGDRLQVQESVQGGAALLAEGADVFSIQGRNLLIFLRDGEAKVSRVLVQNAVFGARLAPRIDAATAQAIEADFARRLAQVPERFREQVPADGGKEMILRGIEDLRHGTPNYDRMSAPLAAKVHRQLGELTATVVALGAVESIFFRGVGPGGYDIYGAQFENGAAEFRLLIDPDGKAGDVLFRPNGNSELGGMVSCAEEASVRGRTGTSPIRIMIYNDMGDDIQVFNLDGDGNHRAQSVVRANMSWASTTTVNNPWMIADKSGRCLEILVPGRQTRFHNVEASSLGARPGRAARRDVPIANGEEMLRHYIDGVGKGQPDYDLMTTEVADLTRQQLPFDQAILARLGTLRAISFRGVTALDSDIYIAQFANGSAEWRIGVRNGTITKIALGPSF, encoded by the coding sequence ATGATCGCAACTCTGGCGGAGGCGGCGCTGCGCTCCCTTGTGCTGGGAGGCGTCGTTTGGTTCGGTCTCAATCTGTTTCGCGTGCGCAATCCGCACGTCCACATGACGGCGTGGGTCGTCGTGCTCATGGCCTCGCTGGCCATGCCCTTCGTGATGCATTGGCCGACGCTCACCATCGACCGGCTGCCTTTGTCCGTGCCGGTGCCGGACGAATTGTGGCCGGCCGACATTTCGATGCTGGAGACGCCGCAGCCGGCGCTGCCGATCGCGCCAGGCACTGCGGTTGTGCCGCAGGTGAAGAGCGCCGTCTCGATCGATTGGCGGCTCCTGGCCACCATCGGCTATGCCGGAATCGCCGGCCTGTTGCTGTTGCGGCTTGCCATCGGCCTCGGCCTGACCTGGCGGATGGCGCGGGCGGCAAAGCCGATGAAGGGCGGGCAGCTGATCGATGCCGACGTGCGCGTCAGCCGCGATGTCGGCGGTCCCGTGACCTTCGGCTCGACCATCCTGGTGCCGCCGCAATTCGCCGGCTGGGACGCCAAGAAGCGCCTCGCGGTGCTCGCGCATGAGGGTGCGCATGTCGCCAATCGCGACTTCTACGTCCTGCTGCTCGCCTCGCTCAATCGCGCGGTGTTCTGGTTCAGCCCGTTCTCGTGGTGGCAGCTCGCCCGTCTCGCCGAGCTTGCCGAGATCATCAGCGACGCCGAGGCGATCGAGGTGATCGACGACCGCTGGTCCTATGCCGAAATCCTGCTCGACGTCGCAACATCCGTGAAGCCGCGGCCGATGGAGCTCGCGATGGCGCGGGCCTCGACCGTGCGCGCGCGGGTGGAGCGCATCATCGCGGCCGCCGCCATGCCCGTGGCGGTCGGCTGGCGCAAGCGGCTGTGGATCGCGGCGGCGATTGTGCCGGTCATGATCGTCTCCGCCGGCATGATCGCCTATCGCACCCCGGATCCCGCGCCGCTTGCGGCGGATCTCGGCGAGGTGCCGGCGGAGCACTATCGGCCGTTCGTCAATTTCTATGCGATGGGTCCGGCCTCGGTGTTCGCCATCTTCCGCGAGGGCGACGATCTCTATGGACAGCTGACCGGGCAGCGCAAGCTGCGCCTGACGGTCGGCAATGACGGCACGGCGTCCTACGCGGCCTCGTTCGGCGAGATCACGTTCCCGGTCGACGCGGAGCGTCGTTCGTCCGAGCTGATGCTACGCATGAACGGTCGCGACATGCGCGCCGCGCGCGTTGCCGAGATGCCGACGGCGGCCGCCGATTCCGCGTCACTTGACCAGTATGTCGGCTGGTACAGGATGGCGCCGAATCGCGTGCTCACCGTGCGGCGCGATGGCGATCGGCTCCAGGTGCAGGAATCCGTGCAAGGCGGTGCCGCGCTCCTGGCCGAAGGTGCCGATGTCTTCTCGATCCAGGGCCGCAATCTCCTGATCTTCCTGCGCGACGGGGAGGCCAAGGTCTCGCGCGTCCTGGTCCAGAATGCGGTGTTCGGCGCCCGTCTCGCGCCGCGGATCGATGCGGCGACGGCGCAGGCCATCGAGGCCGACTTCGCGCGCCGGCTCGCGCAGGTTCCGGAACGTTTCCGGGAGCAGGTCCCGGCCGACGGCGGCAAGGAGATGATCCTGCGCGGGATCGAGGATCTGCGCCACGGCACGCCGAACTACGACCGCATGAGCGCGCCGCTCGCGGCCAAGGTACACCGGCAGCTCGGCGAGCTGACTGCGACGGTCGTGGCGCTCGGCGCGGTGGAATCGATCTTCTTCCGCGGCGTCGGCCCCGGCGGCTACGACATCTACGGCGCACAGTTCGAAAACGGCGCGGCCGAATTCCGCCTGCTGATCGACCCCGACGGCAAGGCCGGCGACGTGCTGTTCCGTCCCAACGGCAATAGCGAACTCGGCGGCATGGTCTCCTGTGCCGAGGAGGCGAGCGTTCGCGGCCGCACCGGCACCTCGCCGATCAGGATCATGATCTACAACGACATGGGTGACGACATCCAGGTCTTCAATCTCGACGGCGACGGCAATCACCGGGCGCAGAGCGTCGTCAGGGCCAACATGTCCTGGGCTTCCACGACCACCGTGAACAATCCGTGGATGATTGCCGACAAATCGGGACGATGCCTGGAGATCCTGGTGCCGGGCCGGCAGACGCGCTTCCACAATGTCGAGGCTTCCAGCCTCGGCGCGCGACCGGGGCGCGCTGCTCGCCGCGACGTTCCGATCGCCAATGGCGAGGAGATGCTGCGCCACTATATCGACGGCGTCGGCAAGGGGCAGCCGGACTACGATCTCATGACGACCGAAGTTGCCGATCTCACGCGTCAGCAGCTTCCGTTCGATCAGGCGATCCTGGCCCGGCTCGGAACGCTGCGGGCGATCTCGTTCCGCGGCGTCACCGCGCTCGACAGCGACATCTATATCGCCCAGTTCGCCAACGGCTCGGCGGAATGGCGCATCGGCGTCAGGAACGGAACGATCACGAAGATCGCGCTCGGGCCGAGTTTCTAG
- a CDS encoding tripartite tricarboxylate transporter substrate-binding protein, with protein MRGLWAGLRGHVIVICALLGCGVSIAPASAQNFPSRPITLVVPFAAGGPTDTLARILSERIAAELRATIVVENVAGASGSIAGARVARAAPDGTTITIGHWGTHVLNGAIFKLPYDVVGDFEPIAMIAMGTQLIVGRKTLEANNLKELIAWLKENPGKATAGTAGAGTGAHVAGVFFKEKTGTDFQFVPYRGAGPAMVDLVAGQIDIMFDQATNSLPQVKNGAIKAFAVTSPTRLASAPDIPTVDEAGLPGLYISYWHGIWAPKNTPKEIVAKLNAAIVAALADPSVKQRFAELGQEIPPADQQSPAALGAFQKAETEKWWPIVKAADIKPE; from the coding sequence ATGCGGGGGCTGTGGGCTGGATTACGCGGTCATGTGATCGTCATTTGCGCTTTGCTCGGGTGCGGGGTGTCGATCGCACCGGCCAGCGCCCAGAATTTTCCCTCGCGCCCGATCACGCTGGTGGTGCCGTTCGCTGCGGGCGGACCGACCGATACGCTGGCGCGCATCTTGTCCGAGCGCATCGCGGCGGAGCTGCGCGCGACCATCGTGGTCGAGAACGTCGCCGGCGCCTCTGGCAGCATTGCCGGTGCCCGCGTCGCGCGCGCGGCTCCGGACGGCACGACCATCACCATCGGCCATTGGGGCACCCATGTGCTCAACGGCGCAATCTTCAAGCTGCCTTATGACGTGGTCGGCGATTTCGAGCCCATCGCGATGATCGCAATGGGAACGCAGCTCATCGTCGGCCGGAAGACGCTCGAGGCCAACAATCTCAAAGAGCTGATCGCCTGGTTGAAGGAGAACCCCGGCAAGGCCACCGCGGGCACGGCGGGTGCCGGCACGGGAGCACATGTCGCCGGTGTCTTCTTCAAGGAGAAGACCGGCACCGACTTCCAGTTCGTGCCCTATCGCGGCGCCGGGCCCGCGATGGTCGATCTGGTCGCCGGCCAGATCGACATCATGTTCGACCAGGCCACCAATTCGCTGCCGCAGGTCAAGAACGGCGCGATCAAGGCTTTTGCGGTGACCTCGCCGACGCGGCTTGCGTCCGCGCCCGACATCCCGACCGTCGATGAGGCCGGGCTACCCGGGCTCTACATCTCCTATTGGCACGGCATCTGGGCACCGAAGAACACGCCGAAGGAGATCGTTGCAAAGCTGAATGCGGCGATCGTCGCCGCACTTGCCGATCCGTCCGTCAAGCAGCGCTTTGCCGAATTGGGGCAGGAGATCCCGCCGGCGGACCAGCAATCGCCCGCAGCGCTCGGCGCCTTCCAGAAGGCCGAGACCGAGAAATGGTGGCCGATCGTGAAGGCCGCGGATATCAAGCCGGAATAG
- a CDS encoding septal ring lytic transglycosylase RlpA family protein yields MSRFARAENARISPATSCRLLLAFIGAASLAACAQSPVGRQRADLGTTTRQSAIERPHRVAALHPHPIFRPRPSHDTASTRPTASQGVASFYSDTETASGEKFDKNELTAAHPTLPFGTKLRVTDVSSGRFVTVRVNDRGPFVHGRVVDISPSAAEALGMVDKGVTNVRLDVVR; encoded by the coding sequence ATGTCTCGCTTTGCACGTGCCGAAAATGCCCGGATTTCCCCCGCAACCTCGTGCCGGCTGCTGCTCGCATTCATCGGCGCCGCATCGCTTGCCGCCTGCGCGCAATCGCCGGTCGGTCGCCAGAGGGCCGATCTTGGCACGACCACAAGGCAGTCCGCGATCGAGCGGCCGCACCGGGTGGCGGCGCTGCATCCGCATCCGATCTTCAGGCCGCGTCCGTCTCATGATACGGCGAGCACCAGGCCGACGGCGTCGCAGGGCGTTGCGAGCTTCTATTCGGACACGGAGACCGCGAGCGGCGAGAAGTTCGACAAGAACGAGTTGACCGCGGCCCATCCCACCTTGCCGTTCGGCACCAAGCTGCGCGTCACCGATGTTTCCTCCGGCCGCTTCGTCACCGTCAGGGTCAACGATCGCGGCCCCTTCGTTCACGGACGCGTCGTCGACATCTCCCCCTCCGCGGCCGAGGCGCTCGGCATGGTCGACAAGGGCGTCACCAATGTCAGGCTCGACGTCGTGCGATAG
- a CDS encoding BlaI/MecI/CopY family transcriptional regulator has translation MDDRLPELGDLEHEVMQLVWAHGPVTAEIVRERLSRRLKESTVRTVLRRLEEKGYAHHTVDGRTYVYHAAEPRAKVAAKAVQRIVDWFCNGSMEEVLVGMVDNAMLDQQQLRTLADQVAKAKKAKGVKKE, from the coding sequence ATGGACGATCGTTTGCCCGAACTGGGCGACCTCGAGCACGAGGTCATGCAATTGGTTTGGGCCCACGGTCCGGTCACGGCTGAAATCGTCCGCGAGCGGCTGTCGCGGCGACTGAAGGAATCCACGGTGCGCACGGTGCTGCGCCGGCTCGAGGAAAAGGGCTATGCTCACCACACCGTGGACGGCCGCACCTACGTCTACCATGCGGCCGAGCCGCGGGCGAAGGTGGCCGCCAAGGCGGTGCAGCGCATCGTCGACTGGTTCTGCAACGGGTCGATGGAGGAGGTCCTCGTCGGCATGGTGGACAATGCGATGCTCGACCAGCAGCAATTGCGCACGCTGGCCGACCAGGTGGCCAAGGCGAAGAAGGCGAAGGGAGTGAAGAAAGAATGA
- a CDS encoding NAD-dependent malic enzyme: MTLLRDPLLNKGTAFTEAERDAMGLRGLLPACVLTIEAQVERVLINLRSLPTDLEKYVALNALHDRNEALFFRVVVDNIDEIQPIIYTPTVGLACQKFGLIFQRPRGMFITSHDRGQIGEILKNWPYPAKLIVVTDGERILGLGDLGANGMGIPVGKLSLYSACAGVHPEHCLPIVLDVGTNNEELLNDPYYLGLRERRLTGEAYDSFVDEFMVAARKTFPGVLIQFEDFANHSAFKLLHKYRDETCVFNDDIQGTAAVALAGLFSALRVNGGKLRDQRILFLGAGEAATGIADLVVSAMMAEGATEAEALRRNWLVDSRGLVVARREGLHGHKLRYAHTDQAPISDFLTAIRTLKPTAIIGVAAVGGAFTPDVLKAMAELNDKPIVFALSNPTSKAECSAEDAYRYTEGRALFACGSPYDPVTLNGRTFVPRQGNNSYIFPGVGLGVIASRSRLVTDEMFMAAAHTLADCVGKEDLAQGSLYPALPRIREVSARIAAAVADVAYQRGLADGPAPNDVKALVSSQMYEPKY, translated from the coding sequence ATGACGCTGCTGCGCGATCCCCTGCTCAACAAGGGCACCGCCTTCACGGAAGCGGAGCGCGATGCAATGGGCCTGCGCGGCCTGCTGCCGGCTTGCGTATTGACGATCGAGGCGCAGGTCGAGCGCGTGCTGATCAATCTGCGATCGCTGCCGACCGACCTGGAAAAATACGTCGCGCTGAACGCGCTGCATGATCGCAACGAGGCGCTGTTCTTCCGCGTCGTCGTCGACAACATCGACGAGATCCAGCCGATCATCTACACGCCGACGGTTGGGCTTGCCTGCCAGAAATTCGGCCTGATCTTCCAGCGGCCGCGCGGCATGTTCATCACCTCGCACGATCGTGGTCAGATCGGCGAGATCCTGAAGAACTGGCCCTATCCCGCCAAGCTGATCGTCGTCACCGATGGCGAGCGTATCCTTGGCCTCGGCGATCTCGGCGCCAACGGCATGGGCATTCCGGTCGGAAAACTCTCGCTCTACTCGGCCTGTGCCGGTGTGCATCCCGAGCATTGCCTGCCGATCGTGCTCGATGTCGGCACCAACAATGAAGAGCTGTTGAACGATCCCTATTATCTCGGTCTGCGCGAGCGACGGCTGACCGGCGAGGCCTATGACAGCTTCGTCGACGAATTCATGGTCGCGGCGCGGAAGACGTTTCCGGGCGTGCTGATCCAGTTCGAGGATTTCGCCAATCATTCGGCATTCAAGCTGCTGCACAAATACCGGGATGAAACCTGCGTCTTCAACGATGACATCCAGGGCACCGCGGCGGTGGCGCTGGCCGGCCTGTTCTCGGCGCTGCGTGTGAATGGTGGCAAGCTGAGGGATCAGCGCATCCTGTTCCTCGGCGCCGGCGAGGCGGCGACCGGCATCGCCGATCTCGTGGTCTCCGCGATGATGGCGGAGGGCGCCACTGAAGCGGAGGCGCTCCGGCGCAACTGGCTGGTGGATTCCCGCGGCCTCGTCGTTGCGCGGCGCGAGGGCCTCCATGGCCACAAGCTGCGCTATGCCCATACCGATCAGGCGCCGATCTCCGACTTCCTCACCGCGATCAGGACGCTGAAGCCGACGGCAATCATCGGCGTCGCCGCGGTCGGCGGCGCCTTCACGCCCGACGTGCTCAAGGCGATGGCCGAGCTCAACGACAAGCCGATCGTGTTCGCGCTCTCCAATCCGACCTCGAAGGCCGAATGTTCGGCGGAGGACGCCTATCGCTACACCGAGGGCCGCGCGCTGTTCGCCTGCGGCAGCCCCTATGATCCGGTGACGCTCAACGGCCGCACCTTCGTGCCGCGCCAGGGCAACAATTCCTACATCTTCCCGGGCGTCGGCCTCGGCGTCATCGCCAGCCGCTCGCGCCTCGTCACCGACGAGATGTTCATGGCGGCCGCCCATACGCTGGCCGATTGCGTCGGCAAGGAGGACCTCGCGCAGGGCAGCCTCTATCCGGCGCTGCCCCGCATCCGCGAGGTTTCGGCCCGAATCGCCGCCGCGGTGGCCGATGTCGCCTACCAGCGCGGGCTCGCCGACGGACCGGCGCCGAACGACGTGAAGGCCCTGGTCTCGTCGCAGATGTACGAGCCGAAATACTAG
- a CDS encoding DUF1800 domain-containing protein — translation MSNSAKAEAVLALHRFGMGPRPGSIAAVGTDPRGALIAELDRPLVLSAATNLPTSAKAFRTVADANARRTARAKQAQQQAKKQQMASAPAMSEDQTQAPGQGSEKDAAEMAAKQAAEAVPDPGRPMYLQEAKLRTEAALAAEIGFAERLVWFWSNHFCISANKIQSMSGAYEREAIRANTLGRFVDLLLAVEGHPAMLFYLDNLESMGANSIAGINRNRGLNENIAREIMELHTLGVRTGYTQDDVISFANVMTGWTLVPPGVDPQHGGEFTFNPRLHEPGGQTVLGKRYEQEDAEQGRAVLRDLAANPATATHVATKLARHFVADEPPPALIEPMAKTFRDTEGDLKQVAITMVSSDEAWRGPPSKLKRPSEWVIGMVRATGITVVDPVRYTGGQELLGEALWRPSAPKGYPDDEASWIDGVGRRLDVANNFAERITGTADPQAIIEDVFASEIGADVKQAVGRAESRQQALALLFMSADFQRR, via the coding sequence ATGAGCAATTCTGCAAAGGCCGAAGCTGTGCTGGCGCTCCATCGATTCGGGATGGGACCACGGCCGGGATCGATCGCCGCTGTTGGCACCGATCCGCGAGGCGCTTTGATCGCCGAGCTCGACCGGCCGCTGGTGCTCAGCGCGGCCACCAACCTTCCCACCAGCGCCAAGGCATTCCGCACCGTGGCCGACGCCAATGCGCGGCGAACGGCGCGCGCCAAGCAGGCGCAGCAGCAGGCAAAGAAGCAGCAGATGGCTTCCGCGCCCGCCATGTCGGAAGACCAGACGCAGGCACCAGGACAAGGCTCCGAGAAGGACGCCGCCGAGATGGCGGCCAAGCAGGCCGCCGAAGCCGTGCCAGATCCCGGACGTCCGATGTATTTGCAGGAGGCCAAGCTGCGCACGGAGGCGGCGCTCGCCGCCGAGATCGGCTTCGCCGAACGGCTGGTGTGGTTCTGGTCCAACCATTTCTGCATCTCGGCCAACAAGATCCAGAGCATGTCCGGCGCCTATGAGCGCGAAGCCATTCGCGCCAATACGCTCGGCCGCTTCGTCGATCTGCTGCTGGCGGTCGAAGGCCATCCGGCGATGCTGTTCTATCTCGACAACCTGGAATCGATGGGGGCGAACTCGATTGCCGGCATCAACCGCAATCGCGGCCTCAACGAGAACATCGCGCGCGAGATCATGGAGCTGCACACGCTCGGTGTGCGCACCGGCTACACCCAGGACGACGTCATCAGCTTCGCCAACGTCATGACCGGCTGGACGCTGGTGCCGCCGGGCGTCGATCCCCAGCATGGCGGCGAGTTCACCTTCAACCCGCGCCTGCACGAGCCCGGCGGACAGACCGTGCTCGGCAAGCGCTACGAGCAGGAGGATGCCGAGCAGGGCCGCGCCGTGCTGCGCGACCTCGCCGCAAACCCCGCAACCGCGACCCATGTCGCGACCAAGCTCGCGCGGCATTTCGTGGCCGACGAGCCGCCGCCAGCGCTGATCGAGCCGATGGCGAAGACGTTTCGCGACACCGAGGGCGATCTCAAGCAGGTCGCGATCACCATGGTGTCGTCAGATGAAGCCTGGCGCGGGCCGCCGTCAAAGCTCAAGCGTCCCAGCGAATGGGTGATCGGCATGGTGCGCGCCACCGGCATCACGGTGGTCGATCCCGTGCGCTACACCGGGGGCCAGGAATTGCTCGGCGAGGCGCTGTGGCGTCCGTCGGCGCCGAAGGGCTATCCTGACGACGAGGCGAGCTGGATCGACGGCGTCGGCCGCCGGCTCGACGTCGCCAACAATTTTGCCGAGCGGATCACCGGCACGGCCGATCCGCAAGCCATCATCGAGGACGTCTTCGCATCCGAGATCGGAGCGGACGTGAAGCAGGCGGTCGGGCGCGCGGAGAGCCGGCAGCAGGCGCTGGCGCTGTTGTTCATGTCGGCAGATTTTCAGAGGAGGTGA